The Paenibacillus sp. FSL H7-0357 nucleotide sequence CGGGATTATTCTCTGTAATGCCCGTGCTATGGGCGAGTTCGGCGCGGTATCGGTAGTCTCCGGGCATATCCGCGGAGAAACGAATACGCTGCCGCTGCATGTCGAGATTTTGTATAATGAATATCAATTTTCGGCATCGTTCGCGGTGGCTTCATTGCTGCTGCTGCTCGCCTTGGTAACGATGATCATCAAAAGCTGGTTATTACGAAAAAATGCTCATTGACAGCTCTTTTGATTCCATGCTAAGTTAAATCTTAGTAAACAAGTTGGTAATAACGGGATTAAAGGCGGAGAACATCCCCTGTCCGGGGAAAGGGAGGCTGGAGAATGGTTAAGCCACTGAAAGTGGATGAGGTATGGCTGACGCGGATTGCAGGACTTCTGGATGACATGGAGTTTGGCTCATTGCACATCGTAGTGCATGAAGGTCAGATAGTACAGATGGAGCGTACGGAACGCAAACGTTTCGAGAACAGCACTGCAAATGCACGATATAGTGGAGAGACCGGAAGCCGGCGCACCGATACCCGTTCTGCGGGACGAGGATAGAAGGTATAAAGAAAGACCTCCATCAGTTGAAGGTCTTTCTTTTTTTTGATTTAACTAAGGCTTCCCATTTGTCAAAAGATAATTTGTCAGTGATATGCTTCAGTTCTGCCGGAACCTTGACAGAGCACATTAATTCCAGGCTATTGCCATCCGGGTCATTAAAATAAGTATTGCCTTAATAACGCGGTCCCCGACGGGAAGAGGAGAGGCCTTCAAGCAGTAAGACTATCGCCGTGATCACATGCATGATCCAGCCAACGATCGGAATTAGAGCGACTATCGAGGTAATGATACCAATGACGTTGCCGATAAAAGGCCCCCGTTCCTTAAGCATGATTATAACAGCCACTGCGTGCAGCAAAAAGGCGATGCCGAGCGGGACCCATGCATTGGCTACAACGAACACCCCTCCAATGATCGGCAGGGCCAGGAACGCTTCATAAGTGAAAGTCCCCCATTTCAATAATTTCCCCAGAGAAGACATGAGTGCTTCACCAATCCTTTCTTTATGATATTGTGAATATTTGGTTTTATCTCTAGGTTACCCCGGGATGCAGGCTGAGAATAATAGTATTGCTTTTCTAAACAATTTATTAGTTCTGTTACGTCAGAATTCCTTCAACGTTTCAAATCTCCGCATGTACCCATTCCGCCAGCCGGTTACCCGGCCTTGCTTGAAATCAATGCTTAAGTATATATTGGTAACAGCATTGCAGATCCTGAGACCGTCCCTCGTAATTAAGAGGGATTCTCACGAATGCTCACTCATTCGCAGGATTTCATCGCTACGAAGCGGTGGAGATGGTTGGCTTGCGATGGAAATTGAACCGTCGAGCGGCTAGCGGGCGGGCGGGAACAGAAGCAACGCATGACGTGCCTTTAGATCGTCGATATCCTGCACACTCCACTTGGCCCACGGAGGTTCACCCTCCCAGATCTCAACGGGTCTACGCCCTCACATTCCTTCGTTACACCTGTCCATGGCGTGGAGACCGATAGCGTTTACTTAACGGGTCAAT carries:
- a CDS encoding YezD family protein — encoded protein: MVKPLKVDEVWLTRIAGLLDDMEFGSLHIVVHEGQIVQMERTERKRFENSTANARYSGETGSRRTDTRSAGRG